A single genomic interval of Hevea brasiliensis isolate MT/VB/25A 57/8 chromosome 4, ASM3005281v1, whole genome shotgun sequence harbors:
- the LOC110641646 gene encoding kinesin-like protein KIN-14T isoform X2, whose protein sequence is MGTRKSIRNLDETLDALLGLKAHITPNWVKSVCNIVKTLSSEFSAKDDDNDDDDDSSNAISKIKDEVDALTGRINQLNIQRRQLLNHYLDLKGNIRVFCRISPITIGENLGRLRPVVAVDSSNVLLNLADNKSKNYSFDRVFHPDSSQDEVFSEVEPVIKSVLDGYNACIFAYGQTGTGKTFTMEGRSDAPGVVPRTFQELFKQAVESNHSFLIRFSMLEIYMGNLRDLLVPKPTRATDPISPCLAIQTDPEGGIEIDNLVSIQVNDFHQALKLYRLGCHFRSTTSTTSNITSSRSHCMIRIAITCFDAPERRRETNKIWLVDLGGSERVLKTKACGKRLDEGKAINLSLSALGNVINALQMKKRHIPYRNSKLTQVLKDSLGNDSKILMLVHVSPKEEDLCETICSLNFATRAKNTRLGNEDTTEVREQKKVAIANLQQKMIEIEYERLHVRQEIEKLERRLQNLIGKSLSSKGQIEAYNFIEEPLTKNGVGDTIVASMYKVPGFMRPTVCSQRKLGTNYKVPVSGRRKRPPTHHAESLASRAKDHSDYKSEHSVFRSSWLLGLDMRNSVDNTIECSHDTLEIETKMTNIREQEKTPCSASHMNGIGHIQKVTNRHTGMTNNYIKISKVGNWLDLQKNETNMSGYTYRTKRVLAIPTPKKKHKHNEQSKEKEVFDEKIHIFCDSTMQKVHGEKDKMVIDGGVGMIISEVVIDKQLTNFQDSFNEDSRFDFSSTSQSQAVVGKRMTQTEDSVYNSSTEDGEWNTFCPKDMCCHRRADCKDHDGANAPCILKAVEGKNEISDSFQLKNNGCWEHLRSALGGSNIYSKGDSSDSMSILEVESCCSQVSIESVMEDGERQDSDSSIQFSAKERRCDILQLRSQKELFENYSNKKDLTKPFYKPQGETQRTGIFHILRQKIEILCISALLGLGFCNLGYEHEFFDSLML, encoded by the exons ATGGGTACAAGAAAATCTATTAGAAACCTTGATGAAACTCTTGATGCTCTACTGGGTCTAAAGGCACATATAACTCCAAACTGGGTCAAATCAGTTTGCAATATTGTAAAGACCCTTTCTTCTGAGTTTAGTGCCAAAGATGatgataatgatgatgatgatgattctaGCAAtgcaatttcaaaaataaaag ATGAAGTTGATGCTTTGACTGGCCGTATAAACCAGCTCAACATACAGAGAAGGCAGCTCCTGAACCATTATCTGGACTTGAAAG GGAACATTCGTGTATTTTGTCGCATAAGCCCGATCACAATAGGGGAGAATCTTGGTCGATTAAGACCTGTAGTGGCTGTGGATTCAAGTAACGTTCTTTTAAATCTTGCTGATAATAAGAGTAAGAACTACAGTTTTGACAGAGTTTTCCACCCAGATTCATCACAAG ATGAAGTTTTTTCCGAAGTTGAACCAGTCATCAAATCTGTCCTTGATGGTTACAATGCTTGCATTTTCGCCTATGGTCAGACTGGCACAGGAAAAACTTTCACAATG GAAGGCAGATCAGATGCTCCTGGAGTAGTTCCTCGCACATTCCAGGAACTATTTAAGCAAGCAGTGGAAagtaaccattcatttctcatcaGATTCAGTATGCTTGAGATTTACATGGGAAATCTCAGGGACTTGCTAGTCCCCAAGCCAACTAGAGCTACAGATCCCATCTCTCCTTG CCTTGCTATTCAAACAGATCCTGAGGGAGGAATTGAAATCGACAACCTTGTGTCAATTCAAGTGAATGACTTCCACCAGGCTTTGAAGCTGTACAGATTAGGATGCCATTTCAGATCAACAACCTCGACAACCTCCAACATAACTTCAAGCCGATCTCATTG CATGATACGCATAGCAATAACTTGCTTTGATGCTCCTGAGAGGCGACGGGAAACAAACAAAATTTGGTTAGTGGACCTTGGAGGAAGTGAGCGTGTGCTGAAGACAAAGGCATGCGGGAAAAGACTTGACGAAGGAAAAGCTATTAATTTGTCACTCTCTGCTCTTGGAAATGTAATTAATGCCCTCCAGATGAAAAAGCGTCACATACCTTACAG GAATAGCAAGCTGACACAAGTTCTTAAAGACTCTCTAG GCAATGATTCAAAAATACTAATGCTAGTCCATGTCAGCCCCAAAGAAGAAGATTTGTGTGAGACCatatgttctttaaattttgcaaCGAGGGCAAAAAACACTCGCCTAGGAAATGAGGATACAACA GAAGTAAGAGAGCAGAAGAAAGTAGCAATAGCAAATCTGCAGCAAAAGATGATAGAGATTGAATATGAGCGGCTGCATGTTAGACAAGAAATTGAGAAATTGGAAAGGAGGTTACAAAATCTCATAGGAAAAAGTTTATCTTCTAAAGGGCAAATTGAAGCATATAATTTTATTGAAGAACCACTTACAAAGAATGGTGTTGGAGACACAATAGTAGCCTCCATGTATAAGGTACCAGGATTTATGAGGCCAACTGTTTGCAGCCAAAGAAAATTAGGGACAAATTACAAAGTTCCAGTGTCTGGAAGAAGGAAAAGGCCACCAACCCATCATGCTGAGTCTCTGGCTTCTCGTGCGAAGGATCACTCAGATTACAAATCAGAACATAGTGTGTTTAGATCTAGCTGGTTGTTGGGATTAGACATGAGAAACAGTGTTGATAATACAATAGAATGCAGCCACGACACCCTTGAAATTGAAACTAAAATGACTAATATCCGAGAGCAAGAAAAAACACCTTGTTCAGCTAGTCATATGAATGGCATTGGTCACATTCAGAAAGTTACAAATAGACATACAGGAATGactaataattacatcaaaatttcTAAGGTGGGCAATTGGTTAGATCTGCAAAAGAATGAAACCAATATGAGTGGTTACACTTACAGGACTAAGCGTGTTTTAGCTATTCCTACCCCTAAGAAGAAGCATAAGCATAATGAGCAGAGCAAAGAGAAGGAGGTTTTTGATGAAAAAATACATATTTTTTGTGATTCTACAATGCAAAAGGTCCATGGTGAAAAAGATAAAATGGTTATAGATGGCGGAGTTGGAATGATCATATCAGAAGTGGTGATTGACAAGCAATTAACAAATTTCCAGGATTCATTCAATGAGGACTCGAGATTTGATTTCAGCTCCACATCTCAGAGTCAGGCAGTTGTAGGAAAGAGAATGACACAAACAGAAGATTCTGTATATAACTCATCAACAGAAGATGGAGAATGGAACACTTTTTGTCCAAAAGATATGTGTTGTCATAGACGAGCTGATTGCAAGGATCATGATGGAGCCAATGCACCATGTATCTTGAAGGCAGTAGAAGGCAAAAATGAAATTTCAGACAGTTTCCAGTTAAAGAACAATGGATGTTGGGAGCATTTGCGATCTGCTTTAGGTGGCAGTAACATCTACTCAAAAGGGGATTCCAGCGACTCCATGTCGatattagaagttgaatcatGCTGTTCACAAGTATCCATTGAATCGGTTATGGAAGATGGTGAAAGGCAAGACTCGGATTCCTCCATTCAATTCTCAGCAAAAGAAAGAAGATGTGACATACTCCAACTGAGATCTCAAAAAGAGTTATTTGAGAACTATTCAAACAAGAAAGATTTAACCAAGCCATTTTATAAACCTCAAGGAGAAACACAGAGGACAG GAATATTCCATATTCTTAGACAGAAAATAGAGATTTTATGCATCAGTGCTCTTCTAGGATTGGGGTTTTGTAACCTGGGATATGAGCATGAGTTCTTCGACAGTTTAATGCTTTGA